The proteins below are encoded in one region of Peribacillus muralis:
- a CDS encoding VOC family protein — protein sequence MNMRLSPYLMMNGNAKEAIEFYEKALDAKILFTQTFGEMPENPEFPLPEEAKELVSHAMVKVGETDLMFSDTFPGQMSQTGDQVTICLSTDDIEKSTKIFEALSEKGQVKMPLQEAFFSPAYGIVTDKFGITFQIYTEGQK from the coding sequence ATGAACATGCGATTGTCGCCTTATTTAATGATGAACGGTAATGCAAAGGAAGCGATTGAATTTTACGAAAAAGCATTGGACGCCAAAATCCTTTTTACGCAAACTTTCGGGGAAATGCCAGAAAACCCGGAATTTCCTTTACCAGAGGAAGCGAAGGAACTTGTATCACATGCAATGGTGAAGGTTGGGGAAACGGATCTTATGTTTTCAGATACATTCCCAGGGCAAATGAGTCAGACAGGAGATCAAGTTACGATTTGCCTTTCAACTGACGATATCGAGAAATCAACCAAGATCTTTGAAGCCTTATCGGAAAAAGGACAAGTGAAAATGCCGTTGCAGGAGGCTTTTTTTAGCCCTGCTTATGGAATTGTCACAGACAAATTCGGTATTACCTTTCAAATTTACACAGAGGGCCAAAAATAA